The Acipenser ruthenus chromosome 45, fAciRut3.2 maternal haplotype, whole genome shotgun sequence sequence TCTCTCCAAATTGTTGTAACTAATCAGAAGCCGTCATGAGACGGTCCTACAGTAGTGATGTTAGTTTATGATGCACTACAACATTACTGTGGATGAGACTGCAGGTGTAATCAGAAGCCGTCATGAGACGGTCCTACAGTAGTGATGTTAGTTTATGATGCACTACAACATTACTGTGGATGAGACTGCAGGTGTAAAAACGTTTCTAGGTATATCCCCTTCCCTCACTGCGTGTATGATTGCCATGTTGAGTTTCCTGTCTATTTTCGAATGCATTTTCTAATGCTTCTGTGTTCTCAACACCCCTCTTAGTGTCGGAGGTAAcaggtatgtgtgtttgtgtttttgaaaatgaTGAGTGTTTCTTCTAAAAGTCACGACACGATTGTGTCCCGTCGGTGCGACGAGGTTAAAAACGCTAGacccacgaatgcagacgagcccggctgtTTCGCACAGCGGTTGAGACGCTCTTTTGGGGACAGCGGCtcgcgcccagcctccaccccaGAGCATTGACTGCAGCTCGTGTTACAGCTGTGCTCCCCCTAATGGCTGCTCTGTGTGTTGCAGGACTTCCTCATCATGTTCGTGCACCACATGGCTACCATCGGGCTGATCAGCTTCTCCTACGTGAACAACATGCTGCGTGTGGGAACCCTGGTCATGTGCGTGCACGACGCCTCGGACTTCCTGCTGGAGGTGAGGAGCACttgtagggatggaaataagactcccattgcatagcacaccaacccagtcctggttttactgagtTTTTAAAGACATGCCTGAGCTTTTTAACTTCACACTGTAAAGGAAAAACAACCTTGAGGGTGAAAtggctgtgcagcaggagtctccTTTCCATCCCTGCTGAGTGTGTTTGCAGTCAGAGCAGATCTACCTGAGTTATCACGAGATACACTCGATACAAGAAGAAACAGTGGAAAATTGTAACACAGAAAgactttttgttttcctttttactgAAAAAGTTGCCGTAAAGAGAGTTTGGTAAAAATTGCTTTAAGAATCAAgtccagcgtgtgtgtgtgtgtgtgtgtgtgtgtgtgtgtgtgtgcacgtgtgtgtgtgtgtagttagaaCTGTCTACAATTTCATATCAATAGCTTGGGTGTGTCAGTGTGGCATTCTGATTTGAACTTtgtctctctctcgcgctctctctctgtccctggcAGGCTGCCAAAATGGCAAATTATGCGAAGTACCAGCATCTGTGTGACATGTTATTTGTGGGATTCGCCATGGTCTTCGTGGGAACACGGCTCGGAATATACCCACTGTGGTGAGTCACGGGGGGTAACAGATAGAGGGGctcctgtgtgcctgtgtgtgcgtgttcagcactctgcaataaaaCACCCAATACTTAGAAATACTAAGagtttatttttactatttttaagtctccaaaataaagattgattttaACAAGGTTAGGTTCATTGTGTGCTACAgatcccagggatggaaatacgactcctaTTGCAGTGCAGTTCtgctcattccaggttttaatacatgcttgCTTCGCcccagtgtatagataacaagctcacgtgtgtctgattaaactcatggcaaaaccaggaatagatcacaccgctatgcaatgggagccttatttccattcctgagaTTCACTGAAGAGGATTGAAGGGGCTTGTATACTGGAAGAAATGTAATAAGCGGTATTGATTCTTCAATGGTCAGGCCTTGGTTCTGGCTATTGATGACGCAGTTTGTATAAAAAACAGGTTTGTCTAGTCGTTAGGCAGGCAGagatggagggatggatggatggagggaagGAGACAGATAGAGGTGTAACCTGACCAGGTGGATCCAGTCGCCTCCAGAACACCTGTTACTGCAGCCCCTGAAATCCATCCCTGTGCTGGGGGGCTCTGCACTCAACTGCTCCTCAACACTGCTAAATATTTTATTGCTCTGCACTGAGAGATGGGGGAGGAAGGTTGGGGAATATACCTCATCCGATCTTTCTCTTCCAGTCTGTATTTAAAGGGTTTAGACTAGGAATTAGCTTTAGACCACACTGAGGCTGAAACCTGCTGTTGCATACACAACAGAACATCTGTTTGTAGATATTCTGAACCCTCTCTCACTGCAGGGTCCTGAACACCACTCTGTTTGAAAGCTGGGAGATCATCGGTCCCTACCCCTCCTGGTGGCTCTTCAACGCCCTCTTGCTGGTGCTGCAGGTACTGCACGTCATCTGGTCCTACCTCATCCTGCGCATCGCATTCAAGGCTTTAAGTCGGGGGAAGGTGAGTCAGGGTTTGGGGGTTATAACCCATTTCACCCCATGTGCTGAGAGTATGTTTATCACTGCAGTGTCTCCATCGCGAAGCCAGCCTGTCTGCTGGAGCTCCTGCAGTGTCTCCATTGCGAAGCCAGCCTGTCTGCTGGAGCTCCTGCAGTGTCTCCATTGCGAAGCCAGCCTGTCTGCTGGAGCTCCTGCAGTGTCTCCATCGCGAAGCCAGCCTGTCTGCTGGAGCTCCTGCAGTGTCTGCATCGTGAAGCCAGCCTGTCTGCTGGAGCTCCTGCAGTGTCTGCATCGCGAAGCCAGCCTGTCTGCTGGAGCTCCTGCAGTGTCTCCATCGCGAAGCCAGCCTGTCTGCTGGAGCTCCTGCAGTGTCTCCATCGCGAAGCCAGCCTGTCTGCTGGAGCTCCTGCAGTGTCTCCATCGCAAAGCCAGCCTGTCTGCTGGAGCTCCTGCAGTGTCTCCTCCATCAGGACCCCATGTTCTGGATTCACAAGAAGGAAGAACTCGACTGGACAGAGAGGGTCTGTCACAAACCCTCTCAACGtgaccccccctctctctctctctagtttcCATCTCCTTTCTTGCTTGCCTTCCCTCTCTCTACCTTtctgtctccccctctccctctcactgacTGTGTGCTGTTCCTCTCTCAGGTGTCGTGAGGAGgtcgctctctcctctcttctcactctttctctctcgggCTGGAGCCTGGGACTGGGAGATGGGCCTCCGCTGTAAGTCttgcctctctctccctctctctttccctttaTTTTGCCAGCTGTTCTTGCCCCTCGCTTCCTCACCTGCTGCCTGTTTCTTTCTTGCTACTAACCACAGCTCTCGCTCCCCCGGAACTGATTTCAACAGCTTCCGTTTCCAGGCACTCCAGTAATGTGCTGTCCcagtaacctttttttaaatagggtTTTTTATATAAGATCTTTTGGCTaataaacttgttttgtttttgttcaccacTATATTAATAATAACTAATGGGAAAgtacagagttaaaaaaaacacatcccaATACCAcaactgcatttcattttaacaTGCTTTTCCCTGCAGGCCTATTCCACAGTAACTGTCTGTTTGTAAACAGAATAAAAAGTGCACACGGGCCTAGAGCAACTTGGTCTTCTCAAGCCCCTCTCATTGATTATTGGTACAGCGCACCTCAAGCCCCTCTCATTGATTATTGGTACAGCGCACCTCAAGCCCCTCTCATTGATTATTGGTACAGCGCACCTCAAGCCCCTCTCATTGATTATTGGTACAGCGCACCTCAAGCCCCTCTCATTGATTATTGATACAGCGCACCTCAAGCCCCTCTCATTGATTATTGGTACAGCGCACCTCAAGCCCCTCTCATTGATTATTGGTACAGCGCACCTCAAGCTCCTCTCATTGATTATTGGTACAGTGCACCTCAAGCCCCTCTCATTGATTATTGATACAGCGCACCTCAAGCCCCTCTCATTGATTATTAGTACAGCGCACCTCAAGCCCCTCTCATTGATTATTGGTACAGTGCACCTCAAGCCTCTCTCATTGATTATTGGTACAGCGCACCTCAAGCCCCTCTCATTGATTATTGGTACAGCGCACCTCAAGCCCCTCTCATTGATTATTGGTACAGTGCACCTAGCCAGATGAACGCTGATGGAATAGCCCTGCTGGGGACTGTTGTCATGTTTCAAGGCATGAGTGCATGAATAGCTcccaaatcattattattaatgatgatgataattaataataatgatattattaAGGAGCCGAATGCTTTAACTTTGCATACAAAAGTGAGAagcaaaacagagaaaaaaatccTAATCCATGAGGTGTACCTGGTTTGGTCAAAGCAAATATAACTATACCATGTATTGGATGTAGAGTCATGGCTCGGGGCTCCATCTAGTGGCGGATTTGAGAGTTACGTTGAGGAACACGaagacactttttcaggaacagtggcttgaaaccttgttccaggagacctagtttgaggcttTGCTGTATTAAACCCCATGTCTCCCcgggtgtgccgtgcagtggcctgaaaccaagttccaagccacaaagtgggttcatgttccctcagctttacaccTGCTGTTTTCACTGGCCTGTTGTATGTAAcagctggtggtgagtttttgcTTGGCTGGGTGTCAAGCTGCATCCTAAAAGGGGTCTACAAAGTCCACCCAGGCACTATTCCAGCATTACCACAGAGAGTAGGACTGGGAGACACATTTGGATGCTGAGTAGGAttcaggacagagggtaggaagcactttttaattttttgttgagTGCATGCAAAGGGttgcctagccatgttgttgctgctgaaCCACTGCGGTCCGTCAGGAGCGGTCTGTTCTGAGACCAATCAGCTGCCAGGAGCCGGACGAGCAGCGATGGGCAGATTGGCCTCTCATTCGTGACTCTGAAcgccttttaaatgtttttataaagtgGGTGTCACAGTGGTGGTGTGCCCTGCAGCTCTGCTCAGTTTCACACTGAAATGATATTCCTTGGCCCACATTATTAAGCCTGCTGTGCATCGTGAATAAACCAAAGAAAAGTAACGTTTCGGGTCAATTTCGATTCCTCTGAAGGCACGAGCCAAAATGTTCATCAACTTCACTTCTAGTTTTGCTTTCAAATAAAATCCCTTCCCTGCTATCCTGAGTCCTTCCCTTCCTCACCCATCACTCTCCTCTTCTAGGTCTCCAAGGATGACCGCAGCGACATAGAAAGCAGCTCGGACGAGGACGAGCAGGTGGTCAAGGACCCCAGGAAGCCAGCGGTCATCCACAGACACCCGACCACTAAAGGGGAGAACGGAACCAACGGCCACCTGACCCTGGGGACATGGGCACAGGAACactaaaaggggggggggggtccctaaTCACCCCCGATCAATAAACATTTATCCCCAAAGGACTGAGAAAGCATGAGAACGTCTCAGACGGGACCAGAGAGGGGAGGGCAAAACAGTGACAATTTTAAAGATGGGACGAAGAGCAGCACTCCGCTTCTGTTGTTGGGCCCTTTTTATCAAGCTGAGTAGTTCAAAGCCGTGTTTATGTTGTGTGTACTTGCCGTTATGtacttgttgtttgttttgtttgttttttgtttggagacagattaaaagaaaaattactgctattattattaaacCAATCTGCCTGTTTTGAGCCTGTGAAGTTCTGGGGTGAGTTTGTGAGTACTTCAGTACCCCAGCTGACCCATAGCTTTAGTGAGAGTGAATTCTACTGTacagagcaggggtctccaatcctgctcctggagggCCAttactccactccaggtttaacagacaGTAACATGAACCACTTCTggatctggatggaggtttatttGTTTCAACTGAACAATTTAGAAcagagttggaacaaagaccaggagtggaagagccagctTTGGCCGCCCCTGTTGAACACGATACAGTAACCCTACCAGGGCAAGCCTGCTTTCATTTATGTATTACTATACAGTGTAGAGCAGATCTCTCTCAAAAACAAGAAATCAGAAAATCGCACAGAGATCTAAATGTGTGTGTGCACGAGGAGAGATCCTGTAGCATTGCAGAAAAAGTGCTTGTCTACCAGAAAGGAAAactgcatagaaaaaaaaacacatttaatcattTGGGTTTCCATTCTGTGACCCTGGTAACACAGACAAAGTgcaagtcacacacacacacagcactggggTGCCAGGCAAAATCAGCAACGAGACACATTACTGTAAAAGCCCAAATGCTTGGAGCCTGCAAACATACCAACAGTCCCTTTATCCTGGATGCAAGCTTATTTTGGAGCTTGCAGTGCTGTACTGTAAATCCCTCTGGCAATACATATTTTACAAGTCTGTTGGCATGGTTGTGTTACTGCTGCATCCTTCCAGAGCAAAtggaacatacagtatatatatatatatatatatatatatatatatatatatatatatatttattaagggTGGGACAGGCCAGGGTGGCGTCAGTCCTTGAGGATCTCCGATTGGTTCTCTGCAGCTTCCCGTAGTAGTTTCTGCCGCTGGTAGTAGCGATAGCCTCGCATGGTGCACAGATACCCGCCGTAGACCGTGAGCAGCATCATGGTGCCCGAGAACACGCGGTACCCCACGTCAGCGATCCGCTTCCCAAAAACCATGGCGACGAACCTGcgcagcaacacacacacacacacgtcattaACAACAACCTGAGTTACACACACACCAACCGGCCTCTCCTttcagagcccccccccccccagaaatgttttattaaatgtcatgACAACAATCAAATACATATAACAAATAAAATCATCATCGAAAACTGCTAcagtgctttttttctttttagtttagaAATGTGTAGACTGTCGCATCGGGTGCTGTGCGATACACATTGATGTCTCCGGAGTGAAGACGACCTTGCACCGCTGAATAATTCAATGGTATAGTTTATTTCAATGTGATTTCATTTCCACAtgatataaacacattacaccaCATGGAAAcgacatcacttttttttttttttttttactagggtGAAGCACGACACTTCCTGGGTTACAGGTAATCAGGGTGgaggtcaattcctgtttttcaatttccatttccaaatcaattcccagttccaattccttcaaagtaactggaattgatattttagagataATAATTGGTgcgattgttcagctgctttcatatGAAGCCCATTTATTTGACTAACGGTGACTGAACAATTGAAgtgatttgttgccactgtgagaagctcattttaacagaatgctgctcaTTGCAATTAAGACCAGTGATGTGTTgggattgattaaaagggaattggactTGACCCGACCCTGCAAGTAATACAGTCCCAATCGAGCCCCGACTCGTGCATTGCGTCATAATTCACTTCCGACACACACCGAGTCTGGATTATACGAATTACACCGACAAACACGAAGTGAATATTTCATCGGGAGTATTTcaaacaaaactagaaataagcctcctgttgcacagcagtttgatccattcccggctcggctaggagtttaataaggcaTGAGCTTGtttgtacactgtggctaatcaagcagctggaatgggtgacactgcgaTGCAATAGGAGTCCTATTGCCATGAGTTAGAAAGGTTGGTACacgttattttgtatttaaaagacTCAAATATTAATCATGTGTGTTTGTTGTGGAAACGATGACAGTGTTTCTCCTCAAAGTCACGACACTAGCGAAGGCTGTACTGCTAGTTGTGAAAAACGGAAAATGTCAGAAAATGTCTTTGTAAACACACTAGCAGTGCGTGAAAAATGTCAAAAATAacgaaatgtatttgttaataacgTATCACAAGTACACACAACGACgtttgaaatgatttttttttttttttaaccattcttCAAACTTATTGTCAGATTTAGGGAATTTTGTAAAATCTTACCTCTATGATCTTACCTCGTTGCTCGACTTCAATGTCAGAATGGTACTTGCACACGTGATTTGGAGGTACGGGACGGTTGAAGGGACAAAATATACAGCCTGAAAACtcgagaaagaaaaaaagtacgAAATTAAAACTGTGTTGATGTCGATTGTTACTTAAATGTAGGCCTAGTTCAAATATTGTACCTATCAATGTGAAGGGCGTACGTTGTATTCAACAATATAATGTATTCTACTGtaaatagcatttaaaaaaaaaaaacatgtgggtaCATAGTATAGAACACTGCTGCGTTccggccggttagctcagttggttagagcgtggtgctaataacgccaaggtcgcgggttcgatccccgtacgggccagtACTTTTTATAGTAAttgttattttatgttattttagatAGTATATAGTAAATATGCTTTCATTTGAAAGAACTTTATTACAATCAAAATACAAATAgctatttttgaaaaataaaacaataataaataatcatgacGTGTAATTCTTTTGAGTTGCAAACATGAAAATGTTACGCAAAATGTCGACCACATAACGACAATTTCCCAATTTCTTCTGCTGCATAATTTAATTGCACGGTTAAAATTATGAAACTTGAACTACAGCTTCCCTATCCTGTACTAATACGTTTTCAAGCCCGCTCCTCCCTCTGAATATTTGTAaatcataaatgtatttatctgtaaaagtaaaaataaaaaaagtaagaaataaatattataactAGTTAAAGTAGATcgttttcaattccatttccccTCTTTGTTTCTTTGGAAATCAATATTATGGGAAATCACGCACTACACATATTGACTGTAAAATGGTTTTATTGAAACtcattcaaaataaacaagcaattcGGCGACATCCACCCCTCGCATCACGACTGTAAATTAAAAATCAACCACATACGTAACATGAAACGATTGATATAGGGGCCCTGCAGCCACAGtatgcacacagacagacagagaggcgggcaggcagacagaaagacagattcCTTTATATACCCCCACAGTCTAAAGAAGCTGCTTTTCAGGTTTCATCCCAACTTGACAAGCCGTTCTCTAGAACATGCATAACTCTACCGTGTGACGTACAAGTACAGTATGCAAGTGCGACCGCCTCCCGATAATATTAACATCAATGATGATAGTAATGAAGCCACACGCAGTGTTAAGTATAGTTAAGCAGCCCCTATACGGCTTCAGTACAGGATATTGAACAAACATCTTGACTTCTGCATGCTTGCATACCAAACTGCAGGAATGTTCTGGTTACAATGATATGATAGCTGATCAAACCGGGCCCTCCTCCTCGCtaactttaataaaaagaa is a genomic window containing:
- the LOC117966996 gene encoding cytochrome c oxidase assembly protein COX14 homolog, producing MVFGKRIADVGYRVFSGTMMLLTVYGGYLCTMRGYRYYQRQKLLREAAENQSEILKD